The Coraliomargarita sinensis genome contains the following window.
GTTAGCGACGTTGACCAGAAGCGGCTTGTTATGGTTTTCCGTTTAGTATGGTAGGTTTAGCGGTGACAGTTCCGGTCCAGATGTTCTGAGGGTATCGATACCAATTCAATTTGGTGTCCCGTAGTGCTTTCTCTTCCCTGAGGATCTCTTCCGACATCCGATATTGGAAAAAGAGAGCGTAGCTCTCTGAATCTTTAAATTCATAGGGGAGCCTGAGCTTCACAGTCTTGGACTTATTCGGTGCTATCTCGATCAAATACTCTTCAGGCCATTTACGATCAGCCCAAAGTCCATAGGGCATGCATCCACCAATTCTCTCGACAGGTTCCATGCTTGATGTGCTGACGAGATGGATGTCGTAGTGTGGGTAGTATGCGTTTCGGGTGCTCCCGTCTAGAGGTCGAAGGATTCTCTGATTTTCTTTTGAGGTGTTCTTGAATACGAGGAGGATGTCGCGTGTTGATGCGCCTGCAATCTGTGCAATCGATATTTCTATTCCTTCGTTCTTGTCCTCTTCGAATTTTGGCAAAGCTAAGAAGTCTTTTGGAATCTCGAAGACCTCGGTCTGCATCTCTTCTTTGCCGATGCCTAAGAGGGGGATCAGGAAAAGTAGATATGCCATGAATTTCTTTCCCATAACGTAGAGGTGTCACATGGAGTGGAGGCGGAGCCGTAACGGAATTGTGACCACCGCCTTGATAGCTATTGATTGTTTTTTTGGAGTCGAACCCATAGTCCCATTCCGGTTTCAATTTCACTTCCATACATCCCTGTGAATCTTGTATCTTCCTTGTAGACCAAGGGTTTTTTAATCTCTAAGATCCTTTTAGATTCCATGGATTCAGGGTGAGAAATCTCAATAAGTCCGGGACCTCCAAGATCCCATGTGACCCAATGTCTTTTCCCGTCGAGTTCAATTACTTCGTAATCGGGAAGCCCTAGTTGGGCTCTCCTTTCAGGGGTAAATATTATTGGTGTTTCGCCTAAATACCTACCTTCAAGATAAACTTCAGCCTTGATTGGTTCAGCTGAGTCAAATCCTCCTTTTGGATCAATGACTAATACGGCATCCACCACAATATCTTCTCCTTTATCTTTGGTCATGAAATGGCGGCATCCCACATACGAAAGCGTGAAGACGAGGACAAGAATGACCAATATCTTATTCATTTTTGCTATCGATGAGGACAGGCAACCCGCCAGTGGGGATCGTAGTCCTAGTGATTTTTAGAGTTTTACGGGCGGGTTATCGGGTTGTCCTGCTCCGACTGGTTGGACTTTGATTTTCTAATGGAACAAAAATAGGCTCACCCTCTTTCAAGGAATATGGGTTCTGTAATCGATTCGCCTGTATAATCCAGGATATCCTTGAATTTTGTGCGCTGGCGATCGAAGCTAATGTGTCATCATCAGTGACGTGATACACGATGCCCTTTTTGGGATATTCAGCGTCAGTTGAGTGGTCCAAATTCGGATCAGGTTTTAAAAAAGGCCCGAAATGAACATTGGGATGTGATCTAGAGGGAACGCCTGCGTTTGGAACTGATCGATAAACCCCCTCATGTAGAGGTGTTTCGACAAAGGCCTCCTCCTTTGCTTCTTTTTTTGCCCTGCTGGAAGAAAAGTCAGTGGTTCCGCATGAGATCATAGATAAGACCGTCGGCAGAACTATAGCAATGTTCCGGATTTGTTTATTCATTTTCTGTCCAACGTGGAGCATGAGCGCGGCTTTAGCCGTTGCTCACTGCGTCTGGATCTGTCTTTGGGTGTAGGGTGAGTGTTGTAATCCAATAAAGTATCGAAATCGCGATTCCGACCGCAAGAAGTGCATCGAAAATATCATCTTTCTTGAAGCTAGATACCGTAAGAAACCAAATTAAACATGAAATTTCCGCAGTTAGCCCAACGATGATGAAAGCGATCATTTTATTTTTTCTTT
Protein-coding sequences here:
- a CDS encoding LysM peptidoglycan-binding domain-containing protein, whose product is MNKQIRNIAIVLPTVLSMISCGTTDFSSSRAKKEAKEEAFVETPLHEGVYRSVPNAGVPSRSHPNVHFGPFLKPDPNLDHSTDAEYPKKGIVYHVTDDDTLASIASAQNSRISWIIQANRLQNPYSLKEGEPIFVPLENQSPTSRSRTTR